From the Oryza glaberrima chromosome 5, OglaRS2, whole genome shotgun sequence genome, one window contains:
- the LOC127774477 gene encoding uncharacterized protein LOC127774477 yields the protein MAVGMAPPPPTAAALPSRRCLRERIQSERQVVGGLLKKAEALVARAKEDVHGGRAAAAHSEACALPRRGRFLRRPEARPEAEATAAMDGAASPRKKRRKAATSASSIVEVEVIEPTMPKAQMDRLYGLLSSLSAEVPLPPHIVALMQSQCCCVVDPNGDEMDVDLGSAKDAALFQLLNLLEEFAQQQTTKIQPRLAEEQEPPKIEAPDATSRSSSICQLMEDGEVADEGADMDMDICGGVSPLPKQEEDDELINTSGGGGGGGFALQSPPAKQQEEEFVRDASPVAVDKFPQTESPSSSTGSSSGSSSSSSSSGGSSGSSCSRSSSSGSDSDHHGDSASSRADNSELPTEAAAKPLEQQLVTVCGGVSPLIDEFSPLLKQQEDDELIDVTGGVSPVSVNKFPDSPRSSSSGSSSSSSSGSSSSSSESDSDDDGDSASSKPDTADHPTEAEAPKLQPLEQHEVAEQDKKLIAERAASPNTEMQELIARAQERQKLRLELERKTARELERKMAREQLQEMERTARPVYDSIDPSVMKQLGISGDAQYIVSPVKSRHSLHRRGGGGLLQKLGFFLKE from the coding sequence ATGGCCGTCGGgatggcgcctcctcctcccacggccgccgcgctgccgtccCGGCGCTGCCTCAGGGAGCGGATCCAGTCGGAGCGCCAGGTGGTCGGCGGCCTCCTCAAGAAGGCGGAGGCCTTGGTGGCCCGCGCCAAGGAGGACGTCCATGgcgggcgcgccgcggcggcgcactcCGAGGCCTGCGctctccctcgccgcggccgtTTCTTGCGTCGTCCGGAGGCCCGaccggaggcggaggccacCGCCGCGATGGACGGGGCTGCCTCTCCCCGCAAGaagaggcggaaggcggcgaccTCCGCGAGCTCgatcgtggaggtggaggtgatcGAGCCGACGATGCCCAAGGCGCAGATGGATCGCCTCTacggcctcctctcctcgctGTCGGCGGAGGTGCCATTGCCGCCGCACATCGTGGCCTTGATGCAGAGCCAGTGCTGCTGCGTCGTGGACCCTAACGGCGACGAGATGGATGTCGATCTTGGCTCCGCGAAGGATGCTGCCCTGTTCCAGTTGCTGAACCTGCTCGAGGAATTCGCTCAACAGCAGACCACCAAGATTCAGCCACGGCTGGCGGAGGAGCAAGAACCGCCCAAGATCGAGGCACCCGACGCCACCAGCCGCTCGTCGTCGATCTGCCAACTGATGGAGGACGGCGAGGTCGCCGATGAGGGCGCggacatggacatggacatCTGCGGCGGCGTCTCTCCCCTTCCGAAGCAAGAAGAGGATGATGAGTTGATCAACaccagcggcggaggcggcggcggcggcttcgctCTCCAATCGCCGCCTGCCAAGCAACAAGAGGAAGAATTCGTCCGCGATGCCTCCCCTGTTGCAGTTGACAAGTTCCCTCAAACTGAATCTCCTAGCTCGAGCACTGGCTCCTCTTCTGGatcgtcatcatcttcatcttcgaGCGGTGGCTCATCTGGATCATCCTGCAGCCGTTCCTCCTCTTCAGGCAGCGACTCTGACCATCACGGAGACAGTGCGAGCAGCCGCGCTGATAACTCTGAACTTCCCACTGAAGCTGCAGCGAAGCCATTGGAGCAGCAGCTGGTCACAGTCTGCGGCGGCGTCTCTCCCCTGATCGATGAGTTCTCGCCGCTTCTGAAGCAACAAGAGGATGACGAGTTGATCGACGTCACTGGCGGCGTCTCCCCTGTATCAGTCAACAAGTTCCCAGATTCTCCTCGCTCGAGCAGCAGtggctcttcctcctcttccagcAGCGgttcgtcctcctcctcgtcggaaAGTGACtcagacgacgacggcgacagtgCGAGCAGCAAGCCAGACACCGCAGATCATCCCACTGAAGCTGAGGCGCCGAAGCTTCAGCCATTGGAGCAACATGAGGTCGCGGAGCAAGACAAGAAGCTGATCGCCGAGAGAGCAGCATCTCCGAACACCGAGATGCAGGAGCTGATCGCCAGGGCCCAGGAGAGGCAGAAACTCCGGCTTGAGCTCGAGAGGAAGACGGCGCGCGAGCTCGAGAGGAAGATGGCGCGCGAGCAGCTGCAGGAGATGGAGAGGACGGCACGGCCGGTCTACGACAGCATCGACCCCAGTGTCATGAAGCAGCTCGGGATCTCCGGCGATGCGCAGTACATCGTCAGCCCGGTGAAATCTCGGCACAGCCTgcatcggcgcggcggcggcggcctgctaCAGAAGCTCGGCTTCTTCCTCAAAGAATAG
- the LOC127772892 gene encoding uncharacterized protein LOC127772892 — protein sequence MAISAAAAAAAALSFPRALPSPLQPRRHRHRRRSAEPPACAHSERGVTFDPGSAFYRSDSAAGRDLAVLAATLHRRAAGPSAPFLCLDAMCGCGVRALRYLAQAGADFVWANDASEALRPVIVGNLSRFERAPDRRWAVSHLDATRLLSERYLRREYFDVIDVDSFGGDAAYIRAALLALRIGGLLYLTSTDWRSARGYGSRSSLSSYGAYIRPVPYPNEVGLRMLIGGAAREAAILGFHITPLFSYYAYHGPIFRVMVQLHNGKQDGISNYGFICHCKSCGQSRTFGFDELGQITCGCADKIDPDSITVVGPLWTGPLHDTTFLTEMLSLATEWGWANTIENGVSLEKLLDTMIEESDSRLPPGYIRLDEIASRAKVNSPPLGTLINSLRKEGYAACRSHIGANAIKTNCPIECCLDVAQEIRNLR from the exons AtggccatctccgccgccgcggcagcggcagcggcgctctCGTTCCCCAGAGCGCTCCCCTCTCCACTccaacctcgccgccaccgccaccgccggcgcagCGCGGAGCCACCCGCCTGCGCGCACTCCGAGCGCGGGGTCACCTTCGACCCGGGCTCCGCATTCTACCGCAGCGACAGCGCCGCGGGCCGCGACCTCGCCGTCCTCGCGGCcaccctccaccgccgcgccgccggcccctCCGCCCCGTTCCTCTGCCTCGACGCCATGTGCGGCTGCGGCGTCCGCGCGCTCCGCTACCTGGCGCAGGCCGGCGCCGACTTCGTCTGGGCCAACGACGCCTCCGAGGCGCTCCGCCCCGTCATCGTCGGCAACCTCTCCCGCTTCGAGCGGGCGCCGGACAGGAGGTGGGCGGTGTCGCACCTCGACGCCACCCGGCTGCTCTCGGAGCGCTACCTCCGCCGCGAGTACTTCGACGTCATCGACGTGGACTCgttcggcggcgacgccgcgtACATCAGGGCGGCGTTGCTGGCGCTCAGAATTGGGGGCCTACTGTATCTGACATCTACGGATTGGCGGTCCGCGAGAGGGTATGGCTCAAGAAG CTCTTTGTCATCATATGGAGCATATATACGTCCAGTGCCATATCCGAATGAGGTCGGTTTGCGAATGCTTATAGGTGGTGCTGCACGGGAAGCTGCTATTCTGGGATTTCACATTACTCCATTGTTCTCATACTATGCATATCATGGCCCTATTTTTCGAGTCATGGTACAGTTACATAATGGAAAACAAGATGGCATCAG TAATTATGGTTTCATTTGCCATTGCAAAAGTTGTGGCCAGTCACGGACTTTTGGATTTGATGAGTTGGGGCAGATTACTTGTGGTTGTGCAGACAAAATT GATCCCGATTCGATCACTGTTGTAGGACCACTTTGGACAGGTCCTCTCCATGATACCACCTTCCTAACTGAAATGTTAAGCTTGGCAACAGAATGGGGATGGGCAAACACAATTGAGAATGGAGTCTCATTAGAAAAACTTCTTGACACAATGATTGAGGAAAGCGACTCAAGGTTGCCCCCTGGATATATCAGACTTGATGAG ATTGCTAGCCGTGCAAAAGTAAACTCTCCACCACTTGGCACCCTCATAAACTCGCTGCGAAAG GAAGGGTATGCTGCTTGTAGATCACATATAGGCGCCAATGCAATCAAGACCAACTGTCCCATTGAGTGTTGCTTAGACGTCGCGCAGGAGATCCGGAATTTGCGATAA